Genomic DNA from Mycolicibacterium helvum:
CCCCGACGATGTCGAGCAGGTCCCGGTCGTGGTTGAAAACCATGAACGAGCCGTTGCAGGACAGATCGTCGTAGGCCAGCCGGCGGCCGGCGTCGGCGGCCACCGACAGCATTTCCCCTGACGGGCCACTAATCTGCACGGCTCGCGGATTATCGGCCCCGATCATGTCCAGCACCTGCGCCAGAGTGATGCCCCACTCGACTTCGTAGATGCCGGGTGCCGCGCAATCGCCGGCGACGCTGAGCAACCGGGTGCCGGTCGATCCCGGTACACCCATGGCCGCGAACCAGTCAGCGCCCTCGGCCATGATGCGGCTGGCCGCGGCGAAGGTTTCGACGTTGTTGACCACCGTGGGCTTTCCGAGGAAGCCCTGCTCGACCGGAAAGGGCGGCTTGAGGCGCGGCGTCCCTCGCTTGCCCTCACAGGATTCGATGAGTGCCGACTCATCACCACAGATGTAGGCGCCCGCGCCCAACTGGATCCGGATGTCGAACCTGTCCCCGAGGACACCGTCGGATCGCAACTGCGCCAGATGGCGTTCGAGATAATTCAGCAGGTAGGCGTATTCCGCCCGCAAATAGAGGATGCCCTCGCGCGCGCCGACCGCGTGTGCGGCGATCGCCATGCCCGCGAAGACCTCCCGCGGCGAGTAGGTCAGCAGCGCGCGGTCCTTGAAGGTTCCTGGCTCGCCTTCGTCGGCGTTGCAGATGATGTACTTCTCGTCCCCGGCCGCTGCTCGGCAGAACTTCCACTTGTTGCCGGTGGGGAAGCCTGCGCCGCCGCGGCCGCGCAGGCCCGACTGGGTGATCGTGGCGATAACGTCCTCGGGCGCCATCGCCAGGCAGCTCGCAACCAGCCGACCGCTGTCGTCGTCACCGTCGAAGAACACCGGCCCGGAGGTATACACCACCGTTCTCGTCAGGCGTTCGACATAGGCCAGGTCGTCGTCCGGTATGCCGGTGGGGTTGGCGATCTGAGCCGGTGTCCGGCCGCTCTTAAGGCCCCGAATGATCTCGGTGACCGACCCAGCCGTCAGATCGGCGAAAACGATGCCGTCGATGAGCATGGACGGCTCGTGGTCGCTCAGACCAATGCAGGCGGTGTCGAACAGTCCGAAGTCCGTCGAGCCGGGTCCGCCGAATCGTGCCCCGGTCTCGCGTTCCAGTGCCTCACGCACTCGGTCATAGCCACGTGTCTTCGCGATGACATTGTCACTCAAATAGATTCGATAACGACCCGACGGCTTGGTGTGGAAGAAGTGATAGAACGTCGCGGTCTCCAGAACATCCTCGACCGACAGCCCGAGCCACTCGGCGACCCCGTCGGCCGCATCGGCGGAGATGTGGCCCTCCCGATGGTGGATATCCCACAGAATGTCCAGCAGGCCGGCGCGGTCGCGCGGGCGTCCATCGAGGACCGCCGCCATGTCGAGAGTCGTCGTCACAACACCACCCACTCAGCCAGGCTGTCGAGTTCCCACCTTCGGAAGGAGGGGAATGGGCGGCAGCGACGGCGCTTCATCAGCGGTCGCCTCACCCGCCCGACGTGGGCCTGTGTGCGGCGACGCTACCACGCACGACGTGCTCGCGTACCGCGGAAAAGACGAGTTCACCGGCAGGACTACGGCGCGTCACGTCGTGGGTAGCGAGAACGAGTAGCCGAAGGACCCGAGGCGGTACAAGACATTGACAAGTTGTAATCATCGTCGTATCCATAAGACATGATTGCCGTTATGTCTCATAAAGCCGAGGCTCGCTTCGAGCTCGCCACCGCCGAGACCTGGGGCAATCGCTGGCCGATGTACCAGGCCCTGCGTGACCTCGACCCCGTCCACCATGTCGTGCCGGAGAACCCCGACCATGATTATTGGGTGCTCTCGCGGCACGCCGACATCTTCGCCGCCGCCCGTGACCACGAGACGTTCTCCTCAGCCCAGGGCCTGACCGTCAACTACAACGAGCTGGAACTCATTGGTTTGCAAGATAACCCGCCGATGGTGATGCAGGACCCGCCGGTGCACACCGAGTTTCGCAAGCTGGTGTCGCGCGGGTTCACCCCCCGGCAGGTCGAAGCCGTCGAGCCCAAGGTCCGGGAGTTCGTGGTCAAGCGCATCGAGCGGCTCCGCGCCAACGGCGGCGGCGATATCGTCGCCGAGCTGTTCAAGCCGCTGCCATCGATGGTGGTCGCCCACTATCTGGGCGTGCCCGAGCAGGACCGCGACCAATTCGACGGCTGGACCGACGCGATCGTGGCGGCCAACAGCGTCGGTCCTGGCGCGCTGGCCACGCTCGGCGACGCGTTGGGCCAGATGATGGGCTACTTCACCGAACTCATCGAGCGGCGCCGGCGCGAACCCGAAGACGACACGGTGTCGCACCTGGTGGCCGCGGGGGTCGGTGCCGACGGCGACATCGCAGGCACGCTGTCGGTGCTGGCCTTCACCTTCACGATGGTTACCGGCGGCAATGACACGACCACCGGCATGCTCGGCGGGTCGGTACCGCTGCTCGCCCAGCGTCCCGACCAGCGCCGGCTGCTGGTGGACCAACCGGACCTGATCTCCGACGCGGTCGATGAACTTCTGCGGCTCACCTCCCCGGTGCAAGGCCTGGCGCGAACCACCACTTGCGACGTCGAGTTGCACGGTAAGACCATCCCGGCCGGACGGAAGGTGTTGCTGCTGTACGGCTCGGCCAACCGCGACGAACGCCAATACGGCGCAGACGCAGCCGAACTCGACGTCACCCGCCGTCCGCGCAACATCCTCACATTCAGCCACGGCGCCCACCACTGCCTCGGCGCGGCCGCCGCACGCATGCAAGCCCGGGTGGCCCTGACCGAATTGCTCTCGCGCTGCCCGGATTTCGAGGTAGACGAGGCGGGGATCGGTTGG
This window encodes:
- a CDS encoding NAD(P)H-dependent oxidoreductase subunit E — translated: MTTTLDMAAVLDGRPRDRAGLLDILWDIHHREGHISADAADGVAEWLGLSVEDVLETATFYHFFHTKPSGRYRIYLSDNVIAKTRGYDRVREALERETGARFGGPGSTDFGLFDTACIGLSDHEPSMLIDGIVFADLTAGSVTEIIRGLKSGRTPAQIANPTGIPDDDLAYVERLTRTVVYTSGPVFFDGDDDSGRLVASCLAMAPEDVIATITQSGLRGRGGAGFPTGNKWKFCRAAAGDEKYIICNADEGEPGTFKDRALLTYSPREVFAGMAIAAHAVGAREGILYLRAEYAYLLNYLERHLAQLRSDGVLGDRFDIRIQLGAGAYICGDESALIESCEGKRGTPRLKPPFPVEQGFLGKPTVVNNVETFAAASRIMAEGADWFAAMGVPGSTGTRLLSVAGDCAAPGIYEVEWGITLAQVLDMIGADNPRAVQISGPSGEMLSVAADAGRRLAYDDLSCNGSFMVFNHDRDLLDIVGDFMQFFVDESCGICVPCRAGNVVLRQKVGLVAAGRAAESDLDDMVAWGGIVANTSRCGLGATSPNPILTTLKKFPEIYQARLRKPSGALLPSFDASAELTAHAQAVVELTGRETL
- a CDS encoding cytochrome P450; its protein translation is MIAVMSHKAEARFELATAETWGNRWPMYQALRDLDPVHHVVPENPDHDYWVLSRHADIFAAARDHETFSSAQGLTVNYNELELIGLQDNPPMVMQDPPVHTEFRKLVSRGFTPRQVEAVEPKVREFVVKRIERLRANGGGDIVAELFKPLPSMVVAHYLGVPEQDRDQFDGWTDAIVAANSVGPGALATLGDALGQMMGYFTELIERRRREPEDDTVSHLVAAGVGADGDIAGTLSVLAFTFTMVTGGNDTTTGMLGGSVPLLAQRPDQRRLLVDQPDLISDAVDELLRLTSPVQGLARTTTCDVELHGKTIPAGRKVLLLYGSANRDERQYGADAAELDVTRRPRNILTFSHGAHHCLGAAAARMQARVALTELLSRCPDFEVDEAGIGWAGGGYVRRPLSVPFRVGS